One Takifugu rubripes chromosome 19, fTakRub1.2, whole genome shotgun sequence genomic window carries:
- the LOC101067184 gene encoding transcription factor HES-5-like yields the protein MQRSDTDSGDFCSTAMVSTSAAAMNKSQEQLTLTHKLRKPLVEKLRRERINSSIEQLKSLLGPEFFKQQPDSKMEKADVLEMTVCILRQMQQRNQARNSPAGEHGYSRCVKEVGQFLSRDQVQTQRRLMEHLTNLQCSTHATLTEMDFSPAHCTPQTSVTKDRNPVKSSHWRPW from the exons ATGCAGCGATCAGATACTGACAGCGGGGACTTCTGCAGCACAGCCATGGTGTCTACTAGCGCTGCAGCGATGAACAAATCACAGGAGCAACTGACTCTGACCCACAAG CTCAGAAAGCCTCTGGTGGAAAAGTTACGCAGGGAGAGAATCAACAGCAGCATTGAGCAGCTCAAGTCTCTCCTGGGTCCAGAGTTCTTCAAACAGCAGCCAGACTCCAAGATGGAAAAAGCTGATGTCCTGGAAATGACAGTCTGCATCCTCAGGCAAATGCAGCAGCGGAATCAGGCTCGGAACTCTCCAGCTGGGGAACACGGTTATTCCAGGTGTGTCAAAGAGGTGGGCCAGTTCCTGTCCAGGGATCAGGTGCAGACTCAGAGAAGACTGATGGAACACCTAACCAACCTGCAGTGCTCAACTCATGCGACCCTGACAGAGATGGACTTCTCCCCTGCACATTGCACACCACAGACCAGTGTCACCAAAGACAGGAACCCAGTCAAAAGCAGCCACTGGAGACCATGGTAG
- the LOC101069393 gene encoding transcription factor HES-5-like yields MAPTITTTLTKSQEHLTNKLRKPLVEKLRRERINNSIMQLKSLLGPGLKQQPDSKMEKADILEMTVCILRQLQKQRWPLDFEDHGHHIQEREGFRSKEDVQARTQRRLTGKSSPDNHLTEKDLSPLSSTAQKGTIKDKRPSNSALWRPW; encoded by the exons ATGGCACCTACAATAACCACCACTCTGACCAAATCACAGGAGCATCTGACGAACAAG CTCAGAAAGCCTCTGGTGGAAAAGTTACGCAGAGAGCGAATCAACAACAGCATCATGCAGCTCAAGTCTCTGTTGGGTCCAGGCCTCAAACAGCAGCCAGACTCCAAGATGGAGAAAGCAGACATCCTAGAGATGACAGTCTGCATCCTGAGACAACTGCAGAAGCAGCGTTGGCCTTTGGACTTTGAGGATCATGGCCACCATATCCAGGAGAGGGAAGGCTTCCGCTCCAAAGAGGACGTACAGGCGCGTACACAGAGAAGACTGACAGGGAAGTCTTCACCTGACAACCACCTCACAGAGAAAGACTTGTCTCCTCTGAGCTCCACAGCCCAGAAAGGCACTATAAAAGACAAGAGGCCATCCAACAGCGCCCTGTGGAGGCCATGGTAG